The following coding sequences are from one Capsicum annuum cultivar UCD-10X-F1 chromosome 3, UCD10Xv1.1, whole genome shotgun sequence window:
- the LOC124897236 gene encoding calcium-binding allergen Ole e 8: MATTNNVVVTTTNNNSVSKPSLYLQNMDEVQKVFKRFDANGDGKISADELSSVISALGSGTSPEEVSRMMDEIDSDGDGFISLQEFSEFCQADVNGAGDGGVKELREAFDLYDQDSNGLISAVELHQILTRLGESCSLQDCTKMIKSVDSDGDGNVNFEEFKKMMSNSK; this comes from the coding sequence atggctaCTACCAACAATGTCGTCGTCACCACCACCAACAATAATTCCGTTTCCAAACCTTCTCTTTACCTCCAGAACATGGACGAGGTCCAAAAAGTCTTCAAACGTTTCGACGCTAACGGCGACGGGAAGATCTCCGCCGACGAGCTCTCCAGCGTCATCAGTGCTCTCGGATCTGGAACGTCTCCCGAGGAAGTATCTCGTATGATGGATGAAATTGATTCCGACGGAGACGGTTTCATTAGTCTCCAGGAATTTTCTGAGTTTTGCCAAGCCGACGTGAACGGCGCTGGTGACGGCGGCGTTAAGGAGCTTCGTGAAGCGTTTGATTTGTACGACCAGGACAGCAACGGGTTGATCTCCGCCGTTGAGCTTCATCAGATCCTCACTCGTTTAGGTGAATCCTGCTCCCTTCAGGACTGTACTAAAATGATCAAGTCCGTTGATTCTGACGGCGATGGTAACGTTAACTTTGAAGAGTTTAAGAAGATGATGAGCAATAGCAAGTAG
- the LOC124896915 gene encoding uncharacterized protein LOC124896915, giving the protein MNIAIFLRYSGKWRSQTEYVDYKSEGIVVAESVNYVKLISSITDELDINESQKNIDVRYVVDVEENTTVVRGVSICISTTDKCQEDILFDRETGAVIVGETVKSIDIDSADDPMDGHYFDWNRSPIQEQSEDVEGCCEDIATTRLDALVKFVVNQNSANLNVGTPSTVHINKDHMNVEGVSVDIGSITLESFVAVVKNLKPDSANVETSTMQVDYSSTLPESAQVELDAILEDFSDAVVVAHQAAKNPAKRIRTRSKVFMSSYTTEYASDSKAIEDQIGEQKQKFAFNNFLISDNMPKGVIEEYKQWVEEGLLKFHAKKKMNDEHYKAKLSSLGVHKIHIDVIFYHLRKKSKLRNDQDYRFTTTNCFFKNYIVKTYSNYYEDETDTVITTQQDYAQSVDVILNEDAITNVIKGYCMPSGLPWHQVDEVYVPINCNDKFHWELAVIFLKDRRIRVYDSLSSLRNMESINEINKLVAMLPTYLSDNRIFEEASRTDWTNLEVYRNKITQRTQFLNEHSFENCGAFVAGYAEYLSEGMNVPSDDFEAEYHRMRYATLLQKYGIQKAQKDYVSKNDDPPRPRSRNIRIPGENEIGSTE; this is encoded by the exons atgaatattgctatttttttgaGGTACTCGGGTAAATGGAGATCCCAAACAGAATATGTGGATTATAAAAGTGAAGGAATTGTTGTAGCTGAATCAGTAAATTATGTGAAGTTGATTTCATCGATTACTGATGAACTAGACATTAACGAATCTCAAAAAAATATTGATGTACGTTATGTTGTCGACG TTGAAGAAAATACAACCGTCGTTCGTGGTGTATCCATTTGTATTTCAACTACAGATAAATGTCAAGAAGACATATTGTTCGATAGAGAAACAGGAGCTGTT ATTGTCGGCGAAACTGTTAAATCAATAGATATAGACTCTGCTGATGATCCAATGGATGGTCACTATTTTGATTGGAACCGCAGTCCCATACAAGAACAGTCTGAG GATGTCGAAGGATGTTGTGAGGATATTGCAACTACCAGACTAGATGCTCTTGTCAAATTCGTGGTAAATCAGAATTCGGCAAACCTCAATGTTGGAACACCTTCTACTGTGCATATCAATAAAGATCACATG AATGTTGAAGGAGTTAGTGTTGATATTGGGTCTATCACATTGGAATCTTTCGTCGCAGTTGTGAAAAACTTGAAACCTGATAGTGCTAATGTTGAAACATCTACTATGCAG GTTGATTATTCGAGTACACTTCCTGAATCAGCTCAAGTCGAGTTAGATGCCATATTGGAAG ATTTTTCTGATGCGGTTGTCGTGGCTCATCAAGCTGCAAAAAACCCTGCTAAGAGAATCAGAACGAGATCCAAAGTATTCATGTCTTCATACACGACAGAATATGCTTCTGACTCTAAAGCAATTGAGGATCAAATCGGAGAACAAAAACAGAAATTTGCTTTTAATAATTTTCTAATATCCGATAATATGCCAAAAGGTGTAATTGAAGAGTACAAGCAATGGGTGGAGGAAGGACTATTGAAGTTTCATGCTAAAAA AAAAATGAATGATGAGCATTACAAAGCAAAATTATCATCTCTTGGGGTTCACAAAATC CATATTGATGTCATTTTCTATCATTTGCGGAAGAAGTCAAAATTAAGGAATGATCAAGATTACAGGTTCACAACAACCAACTGTTTTTTCAAGAATTACATTGTGAAGACATACTCCAATTATTATGAAGATGAAACAGATACAGTCATTACTACACAACAAGATTATGCTCAATCTGTTGACGTGATCCTAAATGAAGATGCAATAACAAATGTAATCAAGGGATATTGCATGCCATCTGGTTTACCATGGCACCAAGTTGATGAGGTGTATGTTCCTATCAATTGTAATGACAAGTTTCACTGGGAGTTAGCTGTTATTTTCCTGAAGGATAGACGCATACGCGTCTATGATTCGCTGTCTAGTCTAAGGAATATGGAATCAATTAATGAGATTAACAAGTTGGTTGCAATGCTGCCAACTTACCTCTCCGACAACAGAATTTTTGAAGAAGCATCACGTACGGATTGGACTAATCTTGAAGTATACAGGAATAAGATTACTCAAAGGACACAATTTCTGAATGAACATTCCTTTGAG AATTGTGGAGCCTTTGTTGCTGGGTATGCTGAATACCTAAGTGAAGGAATGAATGTGCCTTCAGATGATTTTGAAGCAGAATATCATCGAATGCGTTATGCCACACTCCTTCAAAAATATGGTATTCAAAAAGCTCAGAAAGATTATGTTAGTAAAAATGATGACCCTCCAAGACCAAGGTCAAGAAATATACGAATTCCGGGTGAAAATGAAATAGGTAGCACTGAGTAG
- the LOC124896916 gene encoding uncharacterized protein LOC124896916, with amino-acid sequence MKVLNLIREFELQKMKESETVKEYSDRLLSIVNKIRLFDTKFKDSRIVEKTLAIVPERYEVQEQRRLMRQDGMVEGASAANHKTQSKAVICKNKYQEDEADAQVTKEEEEDH; translated from the exons ATGAAGGTGTTGAATCTAATAAGGGAATTCGAAttgcaaaagatgaaggaatctgAGACTGTCAAAGAGTACTCAGACCGACTTCTTAGCATTGTTAACAAGATAAGATtgtttgacacaaaatttaaagattcaagaattgttgaaaaaactCTTGCTATTGTGCCTGAAAGATACGAA GTGCAAGAGCAAAGGAGACTTATGAGACAAGATGGTATGGTTGAAGGAGCTTCGGCGGCCAACCACAAGACTCAAAGCAAGG CTGTTATTTGCAAAAACAAATATCAAGAAGATGAAGCAGATGCCCAagtcaccaaagaagaagaagaagatcactAA
- the LOC107856491 gene encoding ras-related protein RABA6a, whose amino-acid sequence MSMGDSFDEECDYLFKAVLVGDSAVGKSNLLSRFARDQFQLDSKPTIGVEFAYRNIRVGDKLIKAQIWDTAGQERFRAITSSYYRGALGALLVYDITRKTTFENIRKWLHELREYGNSDMVIVLVGNKSDLSNTAREVNIEDGQSLAQLEGLSFLETSARENLNVEEAFLQMINKIHETISQKSLEAKMNEATTPKSLHEGKKLEIINMMDNEVTATKQNVNCCLY is encoded by the exons ATGAGTATGGGAGATTCATTTGATGAAGAGTGTGATTATTTATTCAAGGCAGTTCTTGTTGGAGACTCAGCTGTGGGAAAATCAAACCTCTTATCAAGATTTGCTAGAGATCAATTTCAGCTGGATTCTAAGCCAACCATAGGTGTGGAATTTGCTTACAGAAATATTAGAGTTGGTGATAAACTCATCAAGGCTCAAATATGGGACACTGCTGGACAAGAAAG GTTTAGAGCCATAACAAGTTCATATTACCGTGGAGCTCTTGGTGCATTACTCGTCTACGACATAACAAGAAAGACAACATtcgaaaatataagaaaatggcTGCATGAACTCAGAGAATATGGCAACTCAGACATGGTAATTGTTCTTGTTGGTAACAAATCTGATTTGTCCAATACTGCAAGAGAAGTAAATATTGAAGATGGACAAAGCCTTGCACAATTAGAAGGATTATCTTTTTTGGAAACATCAGCTAGGGAAAATTTGAATGTGGAAGAAGCATTTCTTCaaatgatcaacaaaattcatgaAACTATAAGCCAAAAGAGCTTAGAAGCAAAAATGAATGAAGCAACTACACCAAAGTCACTTCATGAAGGGAAAAAATTGGAAATTATTAACATGATGGATAATGAAGTAACGGCCACTAAGCAAAATGTTAATTGTTGTTTATACTGA